One region of Bacterioplanoides sp. SCSIO 12839 genomic DNA includes:
- a CDS encoding class I SAM-dependent methyltransferase — translation MSLAAYELLQRHPQLLDNTLIIGNGAELPPEWQQQVQQSGSHILTWDWQTFQQYTMLDEDHKHFAMPQNQIQTLQPKQIILFWPKAKTQALNLIELIASQTQIESIYAVAANDAGGKSIGKACSELASHSDKIDSARRCSLWQLTLIPQAPMNWLKKAESFAHQQQNYLTLPGVFCHGKLDVGTRVLLEHLPAPAHGKVLDLGCGSGVIGLSLKQQQPALELTLGDVDAFALRSAELNAMRMGIKADVIASDGLHDIDGRFDFIISNPPFHQGKDTDYRFAQSLFQQAKQHLVTDGQLWIVANRHLSYEEWGQQYFASCEVLAQQEGFKIICLSHAKK, via the coding sequence ATGAGCCTGGCTGCTTATGAACTGCTACAACGGCACCCACAATTATTGGATAACACTCTGATCATTGGTAACGGCGCAGAGTTACCACCCGAATGGCAACAACAAGTACAACAGTCGGGTAGCCATATCCTGACCTGGGACTGGCAAACATTTCAGCAATACACAATGCTGGATGAAGATCATAAACACTTCGCCATGCCACAAAATCAGATTCAGACGCTGCAGCCCAAGCAAATTATCTTGTTTTGGCCCAAAGCGAAAACACAGGCGTTAAATCTGATCGAACTGATTGCGTCGCAGACCCAGATCGAATCCATCTATGCTGTTGCCGCCAATGATGCTGGTGGTAAAAGCATCGGCAAAGCCTGTTCAGAACTCGCCAGCCACAGTGACAAAATCGACAGTGCACGTCGCTGTTCGCTTTGGCAACTGACGCTGATACCACAAGCGCCGATGAACTGGCTGAAAAAAGCCGAATCCTTTGCTCATCAGCAACAGAATTACCTGACGCTCCCCGGTGTGTTTTGCCATGGCAAACTGGACGTTGGCACTCGTGTATTACTGGAACACCTCCCTGCCCCAGCCCATGGCAAAGTGTTAGATCTGGGCTGTGGTTCCGGCGTGATTGGCCTGAGCCTGAAGCAACAACAACCGGCATTAGAGCTGACACTGGGGGATGTTGATGCGTTTGCACTGCGCAGCGCAGAGCTCAACGCAATGCGGATGGGTATCAAAGCTGACGTGATTGCCAGCGATGGCCTGCACGATATCGACGGTCGTTTTGATTTCATCATCAGCAACCCACCCTTCCATCAAGGCAAAGATACGGATTACCGCTTTGCACAATCCCTGTTCCAACAAGCGAAACAGCACCTGGTTACCGATGGGCAACTCTGGATTGTCGCCAACCGCCACCTGTCTTATGAAGAGTGGGGCCAACAATACTTTGCCAGTTGTGAAGTATTGGCCCAACAAGAAGGCTTTAAAATCATCTGCTTGTCGCATGCAAAAAAATAG
- the crp gene encoding cAMP-activated global transcriptional regulator CRP, whose protein sequence is MSLPPLISKHQHLEDFLSHCHRRRYPARSTLIYAGEESDTLYYLIKGSVTVFIEDSDGREMIMAYLNEGDFFGEMGLFDEEQKERTAWVKSKTECEVAEISYDKFRELSKHDSQLIFRIFRQMAERLTRTTRKAGDLAFLDVTGRVARTLLELSREPDAMTHPDGMQIKITRQEIGRIVGCSREMVGRVLKELEEQGLVSVKGKTMVVFGTR, encoded by the coding sequence ATGAGCCTTCCTCCATTAATTTCGAAACACCAGCATCTGGAAGACTTTTTATCTCATTGTCACCGCCGTCGCTACCCGGCCCGCAGTACCCTGATTTATGCCGGAGAAGAAAGCGACACCTTGTACTATCTGATAAAAGGTTCCGTCACTGTCTTTATTGAAGACAGTGACGGCCGTGAAATGATCATGGCTTATCTCAACGAAGGCGATTTCTTCGGCGAGATGGGCTTGTTTGATGAAGAACAAAAAGAACGCACCGCCTGGGTAAAATCCAAAACTGAGTGCGAGGTCGCTGAAATCAGTTACGACAAATTCCGTGAACTCAGCAAGCACGACTCACAACTGATTTTCCGTATTTTCCGTCAGATGGCTGAGCGCCTGACCAGAACAACACGCAAAGCCGGTGACCTGGCGTTTCTTGATGTCACTGGCCGGGTTGCCCGTACTTTACTGGAATTGAGCCGTGAACCGGATGCCATGACCCACCCGGACGGTATGCAGATCAAAATTACCCGCCAGGAAATTGGCCGCATTGTCGGTTGTTCTCGTGAAATGGTCGGACGGGTACTGAAAGAGCTGGAAGAACAGGGGCTGGTTTCAGTTAAAGGCAAAACCATGGTGGTGTTTGGTACTCGCTGA
- a CDS encoding OsmC family protein: MKATVKWVDNAMFLGESGSGHAVVMDGPEDHGGRNMGVRPMEMLLLGLGGCTSFDVMSILTKQRQKVVDCVADIEAERADAVPSVFTKIHVNFTVTGHNLKESLVERAVALSAEKYCSASIMLEQGGVEITHSFNVVEAE; this comes from the coding sequence ATGAAAGCAACCGTGAAATGGGTTGATAACGCAATGTTTCTGGGAGAGTCCGGAAGTGGTCATGCGGTCGTGATGGATGGCCCGGAAGATCATGGTGGTCGCAACATGGGTGTCCGTCCGATGGAAATGTTGTTGTTAGGCCTGGGTGGTTGCACCAGCTTTGATGTGATGAGCATCCTGACAAAACAACGTCAGAAAGTGGTGGATTGTGTCGCGGATATTGAAGCAGAGCGAGCCGATGCCGTTCCCAGCGTTTTTACTAAAATTCATGTGAACTTCACCGTCACCGGTCATAACCTCAAAGAGTCTCTGGTGGAACGTGCTGTGGCATTGTCTGCGGAGAAATATTGTTCGGCATCCATCATGCTGGAGCAGGGTGGTGTTGAAATCACTCACAGTTTTAACGTGGTAGAAGCAGAATAA
- a CDS encoding MFS transporter, with amino-acid sequence MNLRKAQVKPLVWYLMLVQALSMSAAPLMVMVGGLIGKQLHPQPGFATLPVALMIIGTAASALPAAKLAYRWGRRLLFLIAHCLGISASVLAAYAVVTADFWLFCLASLGFGVVIAVVHQFRFVAMDSVDDADKPVVAARLLLAGLVSAFLGPELTSLSVFWPQSGFAAAFIGLAGLYGISFLLLFFTLPRLNVSAVAEASDARSYTELFQQPALWLAIAAAAGGYGVMAYVMTATPLSMTVLFDHDVSEAKWVIQSHIAAMFLPSLISGQLVRWLGVWRMVFLGVVIYAATIMVAWWDQSLIHYWFGLVMLGLGWNLLFVAGTALLPRCYLPHEASHVQGINDMLVFTFQAIGALASGVVLLLLGWHGLLLSSLPVLILLAMLLWRIPASSLHD; translated from the coding sequence ATGAACTTAAGAAAAGCGCAGGTTAAGCCGCTGGTCTGGTATCTGATGCTGGTGCAGGCATTATCAATGAGTGCCGCCCCGTTAATGGTGATGGTGGGCGGCTTAATCGGTAAACAGCTGCATCCTCAACCTGGGTTTGCCACTTTACCGGTGGCTCTGATGATTATTGGTACTGCTGCCAGTGCACTACCGGCGGCAAAACTTGCTTATCGCTGGGGCCGAAGGCTCTTATTTCTCATTGCTCATTGCCTGGGTATCAGTGCTTCCGTGCTAGCCGCGTATGCTGTGGTCACCGCTGATTTCTGGTTGTTCTGTCTGGCATCTCTGGGTTTTGGTGTTGTGATTGCGGTTGTGCATCAGTTTCGTTTTGTGGCGATGGATTCTGTCGATGATGCTGACAAACCTGTGGTTGCCGCCCGTCTGTTATTAGCAGGGCTGGTGTCTGCTTTTTTAGGGCCAGAGCTCACTTCACTGAGTGTATTCTGGCCGCAGTCCGGCTTTGCCGCTGCTTTTATCGGGCTGGCCGGGTTGTACGGTATTAGTTTCCTGTTGCTATTTTTCACCTTACCGCGGCTCAACGTCTCCGCTGTTGCGGAGGCTTCTGATGCCAGAAGCTACACCGAATTATTTCAGCAACCGGCGTTGTGGCTGGCGATTGCCGCCGCAGCCGGTGGCTATGGTGTGATGGCTTATGTGATGACTGCCACACCACTGAGTATGACGGTATTGTTTGATCACGATGTCAGTGAGGCAAAGTGGGTGATTCAGAGCCATATTGCCGCGATGTTTCTGCCCTCGCTGATTTCCGGACAGCTGGTTCGCTGGTTGGGTGTTTGGCGAATGGTTTTTCTGGGTGTCGTGATTTACGCGGCGACCATCATGGTTGCCTGGTGGGATCAGAGCCTGATTCATTATTGGTTTGGCCTGGTGATGCTGGGCTTGGGATGGAACCTGCTGTTTGTTGCCGGCACCGCGCTGTTGCCCAGATGTTATCTACCACATGAAGCCAGTCATGTGCAGGGGATTAACGATATGTTGGTGTTTACGTTTCAGGCGATTGGCGCGTTGGCATCCGGGGTCGTATTGCTGTTACTTGGATGGCATGGATTGTTACTCAGCAGTTTGCCGGTGCTGATTCTGTTGGCAATGTTATTGTGGCGTATACCGGCATCATCTCTGCACGATTGA
- the ppa gene encoding inorganic diphosphatase gives MSYNAISAGKDLPNDVYVVIEIPANHSPIKYEIDKDMDCLMVDRFMATPMFYPANYGYINDTLADDGDPLDVLVITPYPVQPGSVIRARPVGVLNMEDEAGEDAKLVAVPHEKLTQLYNDVQDVNDVPELLREQIKHFFENYKDLEKGKWVKVQGWGNADDARQMIIDSAKAYEDAK, from the coding sequence ATGAGCTATAACGCGATTTCAGCTGGCAAAGATCTGCCAAACGATGTTTATGTTGTGATTGAGATTCCTGCGAATCACTCACCAATCAAATACGAAATCGATAAAGATATGGATTGTCTGATGGTTGACCGCTTCATGGCGACCCCTATGTTCTACCCGGCGAACTACGGCTACATCAACGATACTCTGGCCGACGATGGCGACCCACTGGACGTACTGGTTATTACGCCTTACCCGGTACAACCAGGTTCTGTGATCCGTGCTCGCCCGGTTGGTGTTCTGAACATGGAAGACGAAGCCGGTGAAGACGCCAAGCTGGTTGCCGTTCCTCACGAGAAACTGACTCAGCTGTACAACGACGTACAGGACGTTAACGATGTTCCTGAACTGCTGCGCGAGCAGATCAAACACTTCTTCGAGAACTACAAAGATCTGGAAAAAGGCAAGTGGGTTAAGGTTCAGGGCTGGGGCAATGCTGACGACGCTCGTCAGATGATCATCGATTCTGCTAAAGCTTACGAAGACGCTAAATAA
- a CDS encoding TonB-dependent siderophore receptor, producing the protein MTLLSMLVAAFSHGETYRISPDTAYEYQIYQQDYFSHWQPQTALDMLLRVPDTSVQRQPDGSLQVQLHGMDRSYLAVLIDGYPLAGNGENNNRSLSQIPASLIDTIEIIPNSVADLDAHGGAAGIINITLKHSNTEQSQVAASVAGEPVNYSASLLKSVTPGWGQLNVIADLRQQQQQHRFSIEENNQQQDSIAEDQSHTVSLSYQNPTSQPIRFNSRLLYLHNDEQQRSSEDSVTSFLTSKTDSDTWRLNTSANGLYQDQSNNIRWQLQLLAEQFDASQQPQLQQSQPQRPQSLEAELDHREQRLQIGASLAEKIDEHHWKAGINLLSSDYQIDSLSTSPASSTASAHQIKAKQLSLHAYALDRWSVTQKLHFEAGFRMETHELEQRDQLIGEQEISGNTVWLPNLHLMYRYDDETRIGLSGSQSARHPDFAQRSLYRYRFDEFVFQGNTDLDIEVVSAIDLRYEYQHTRNAHRFTRIRLFHRSITNAIIDTEREEIIDDETLTIIEPQNSDVSAIQQGGELSGGLSLSPDLSLKASAGFYRSYLRATNNNQSQRLSNQPDYRLQASIDKHIQAWRGGAQWRYQGDSEERLNNVRQQDAIQTRSPGHTLDLYLNYRTQHWQASLTASQILASEEQYRSPGREFTITPDTLWRLSVALDF; encoded by the coding sequence TTGACCCTGCTATCCATGCTGGTTGCAGCGTTTAGCCACGGGGAAACTTATCGTATTTCCCCAGATACGGCTTATGAATACCAAATTTACCAACAGGACTATTTCTCTCACTGGCAACCTCAAACGGCACTGGATATGTTACTGCGGGTGCCCGATACCAGCGTGCAGCGGCAGCCGGATGGATCATTACAGGTTCAGCTCCATGGTATGGATCGAAGCTATCTGGCGGTGTTAATTGATGGCTACCCACTTGCGGGCAATGGCGAAAATAATAACCGCTCGTTGTCTCAGATTCCTGCCAGCCTGATTGATACCATCGAGATCATTCCTAACAGTGTTGCCGATCTGGATGCGCACGGCGGCGCTGCGGGCATTATCAATATTACCCTGAAACACAGTAATACCGAACAATCCCAGGTTGCAGCGAGTGTGGCTGGAGAGCCTGTTAACTATTCGGCCTCACTGCTGAAAAGCGTTACACCCGGCTGGGGACAGCTCAATGTGATAGCCGACCTGCGTCAGCAACAGCAACAGCATCGTTTTTCAATTGAAGAAAATAATCAGCAACAGGACAGCATTGCGGAAGATCAATCGCATACAGTGTCGTTGAGTTACCAAAACCCAACCAGCCAGCCAATACGATTCAACAGTCGCCTGCTGTATTTGCATAACGATGAACAACAGCGGTCATCTGAAGATAGTGTTACGTCATTTTTAACAAGCAAGACTGATTCTGACACCTGGCGTCTGAATACATCCGCCAACGGTTTATATCAGGATCAGAGCAATAACATCCGCTGGCAGTTGCAGTTATTGGCTGAGCAGTTTGATGCCAGCCAGCAGCCACAACTCCAGCAATCACAGCCCCAACGACCACAATCACTTGAAGCGGAGCTCGACCACCGGGAACAGCGGTTACAAATAGGTGCCAGTCTGGCGGAAAAGATCGATGAACATCATTGGAAAGCCGGCATAAATCTCCTCTCCAGTGATTATCAGATTGATTCATTATCAACCTCGCCGGCTTCCTCAACAGCCTCTGCCCATCAGATTAAAGCGAAACAACTCAGCCTGCATGCGTATGCACTGGACCGCTGGAGCGTCACCCAGAAGCTGCATTTTGAAGCCGGTTTTCGTATGGAAACCCACGAGTTAGAACAACGTGACCAGCTGATTGGTGAGCAGGAAATCAGCGGCAATACCGTCTGGCTACCCAACCTGCATCTGATGTATCGCTATGATGATGAAACCCGGATTGGTCTGAGCGGTAGTCAGAGTGCACGCCATCCGGATTTTGCTCAGCGCAGCCTTTATCGCTATCGATTCGATGAATTCGTTTTTCAGGGCAATACCGATCTGGATATCGAAGTCGTCAGTGCCATTGATCTCAGGTATGAATATCAGCACACACGCAATGCCCATCGTTTTACCCGCATCCGACTGTTTCATCGCAGTATCACCAACGCCATTATCGACACCGAGCGTGAGGAAATCATCGACGATGAAACCCTGACCATCATTGAGCCACAAAATAGTGATGTCAGCGCCATCCAGCAAGGAGGCGAACTCAGTGGCGGCCTGTCGTTATCACCCGACCTTAGCCTGAAAGCTTCCGCGGGTTTTTATCGTTCTTATTTGCGCGCAACGAACAACAACCAAAGTCAACGCTTAAGCAACCAGCCAGACTACCGCTTACAAGCCAGCATTGATAAGCACATCCAGGCATGGCGTGGCGGAGCCCAATGGCGCTATCAGGGAGACAGTGAAGAACGGCTGAATAATGTCCGACAGCAGGATGCGATACAGACTCGATCTCCGGGGCATACCCTGGATTTATATCTGAATTATCGTACCCAGCACTGGCAAGCCAGCCTGACAGCATCGCAGATATTAGCCAGTGAAGAGCAATACCGCTCACCGGGCAGAGAGTTCACTATCACGCCCGACACCCTATGGCGCTTGAGTGTTGCATTGGATTTCTGA
- the speD gene encoding adenosylmethionine decarboxylase has protein sequence MNNKLRLHGFNNLTKSLSFNIYDICYTQTEKERQEYIEYIDELYSADRLTKILTDVVDIIGANVLNIARQDYEPEGASVTILIAEHEVPPNDELMEETPGPLKEAQAPLKDSVVAHLDKSHVTVHTYPESHPHGGISTFRVDIDVSTCGLISPLKALNYLIHSFDSDIVTCDYRVRGFTRDVDGVKHYIDHDINSIQNYLSEDTQNAYQMIDVNVYQENTFHTKMLLKDFELDNYLFGEGAKGLSVDERQQVEEKVRKEMLEIFYSRNMP, from the coding sequence TTGAACAACAAGTTGCGTCTGCACGGTTTCAATAACCTGACAAAATCCCTGAGCTTTAATATTTACGACATCTGTTACACCCAGACTGAAAAAGAGCGCCAGGAATACATTGAGTATATTGATGAGCTGTACAGTGCAGACCGCCTGACTAAAATCCTGACCGATGTGGTTGATATTATTGGTGCCAATGTACTGAATATCGCCCGTCAGGACTATGAGCCGGAAGGGGCCAGTGTCACCATTCTGATTGCTGAGCATGAAGTCCCGCCCAATGATGAGCTGATGGAAGAAACGCCTGGGCCGTTAAAAGAAGCTCAGGCGCCACTCAAAGATTCAGTTGTAGCGCATCTGGATAAAAGCCATGTGACGGTACACACCTACCCTGAAAGTCACCCGCATGGCGGTATCAGTACTTTCCGTGTTGATATTGATGTGTCTACGTGTGGTCTGATCTCACCACTGAAAGCATTGAACTACCTGATTCACAGTTTTGACTCTGACATTGTGACCTGTGATTACCGTGTGCGTGGTTTCACCCGTGACGTCGACGGTGTGAAACATTATATCGATCACGATATTAATTCGATTCAGAATTACCTCAGTGAAGATACTCAAAACGCTTATCAGATGATTGATGTGAATGTGTATCAGGAAAATACCTTCCACACTAAAATGCTGCTGAAAGATTTCGAACTGGATAACTATCTGTTTGGCGAAGGTGCCAAAGGCCTGAGCGTTGACGAGCGTCAGCAGGTCGAAGAAAAGGTCCGTAAAGAAATGCTGGAAATTTTCTATTCCCGAAATATGCCGTAG
- a CDS encoding MerR family transcriptional regulator, which translates to MASSSSDNQAAYYPIRVVSSETGVNAITLRAWERRYGLLTPKRTAKGHRLYSEADIRLIKQVVSLLNRGIPISQAQAMIDQEGDSPAQPSRVASGDQTSQWQHYRQTINHALQQFDEKALCETFDEIAQFFPIDIALRFLLVPIYKQLKDNIRADLGQARLRFYSAFLQARLALRLYQSDNNAVLEDCPAVAVVNFSQQDEVPLLLMAVLIKQMGMRPIYFNGLMTPAQISEVIHQQQWQAAVVQVPRALESGQLNQLHSLAVETGKPVFACNHDAQDTDKLRSAGLIPSGDDVQQGAMNIRDLLKGFQA; encoded by the coding sequence ATGGCAAGCTCCAGTTCTGATAATCAGGCCGCTTATTACCCGATCCGAGTGGTTTCCAGTGAAACCGGTGTTAATGCCATTACCCTGCGGGCCTGGGAACGTCGTTACGGCTTGCTCACGCCCAAAAGAACGGCCAAAGGTCATCGCCTGTACAGCGAAGCCGATATTCGCCTGATAAAACAAGTGGTTTCCCTGCTCAATCGCGGCATCCCAATCTCTCAGGCACAAGCGATGATTGATCAGGAAGGTGACAGTCCGGCACAGCCAAGCCGGGTGGCCAGCGGCGATCAGACCTCACAATGGCAACATTATCGCCAGACCATTAATCACGCGCTGCAGCAATTTGATGAAAAAGCGTTATGTGAAACCTTTGACGAAATCGCGCAATTCTTTCCCATTGATATTGCGCTACGTTTTTTGCTGGTACCGATCTACAAACAATTAAAAGACAATATCCGTGCCGACCTCGGCCAGGCAAGACTGCGCTTTTATTCCGCATTTTTACAAGCCAGGCTAGCGTTACGTCTTTACCAGTCTGATAACAACGCAGTATTGGAAGATTGCCCGGCTGTTGCTGTGGTGAACTTCAGTCAACAAGATGAAGTCCCACTGCTGCTGATGGCAGTACTCATCAAACAAATGGGTATGCGTCCGATTTATTTTAATGGTCTGATGACACCGGCTCAAATCAGTGAAGTGATTCATCAACAGCAGTGGCAAGCCGCTGTGGTTCAGGTTCCCAGAGCGCTGGAAAGTGGCCAACTGAACCAATTGCATAGCCTGGCGGTCGAAACCGGAAAGCCCGTTTTCGCCTGTAATCATGACGCTCAGGACACGGATAAACTGCGATCAGCGGGGTTAATTCCTAGCGGGGATGATGTCCAACAAGGGGCGATGAACATCCGCGATTTATTAAAAGGATTCCAAGCATGA
- a CDS encoding TonB-dependent siderophore receptor, translating to MRNKKVRDHLTCPAKPVYVRLGALLTTALWAFCPVALADFDNEFHDAFLQENEIPVVLTATRLKQPRAEVPASVTVISAAEIEAWGVRTIPELMRFVPGMFIGHGDDENNASVIYHASTPNIMRRLQVLIDGRSVYRASIASVTWDDIPVALEDIARIEVTRGPNAATYGANSFMGVINIISKHPDETLGARVRYRNGSEGYDDSFVSYSGIHQDTSYRVTAQINADNGFDGNEDNGRDEWRDARRHGFVNTFISKQLDDHNHLDFQASYKKGHTDIRQDSFDTSFPDQKTEQGHLWGKWLTEFNETHSSHLQAYWQIDQRQQEADACVPTIALDPDLFQLYRLNPDLAYGLLSGTSVADLAAAASPQEAALLTSTLARIGDADPTAEVCGYTNRAVDEQRFDIEWQDTVQWSPALRTVSGVSFRRDQVNSETLFDGQVKNDTYRLFANAEWRVVDWLVMNAGGMYEIEEHNDNAFSPRIAANVLLTPQQSIRAVYSQAVRSPDLVEQIPDYRITIKNLSDNYLGADEAPVFVNQADLERDLDHEKITSIELGYYGAINHWQWDLKVYRDALTQLISNPIALNTTVLTSDSEMDIDGAELQLRWQATKRDWFRVVAAYVNPVYEAGDTEGLTEREISSLNRIELRASARDSVVASWHHQGNRWSFTGSHFWYDQYGDTTNRSLRRYRRYEINLRKEFSLAGTEPWVGVFWHHIIDQNPLVYSNQQYENDDLYYVQLGLNF from the coding sequence ATGCGTAATAAGAAAGTCAGAGATCATCTGACCTGTCCGGCCAAGCCGGTTTATGTTCGATTGGGGGCTTTGTTAACCACCGCTTTATGGGCCTTTTGCCCGGTGGCTCTGGCTGATTTTGACAACGAATTTCATGATGCGTTTCTGCAGGAAAATGAGATTCCGGTGGTGTTGACCGCGACACGTCTCAAGCAACCGCGTGCTGAAGTCCCGGCCAGTGTCACGGTGATTTCCGCCGCTGAGATTGAGGCCTGGGGAGTCCGTACAATCCCCGAGCTGATGCGTTTTGTTCCAGGTATGTTTATTGGTCACGGTGATGATGAAAATAATGCGTCGGTGATTTATCACGCTTCGACACCTAACATCATGCGTCGTTTGCAGGTATTGATTGACGGTCGATCGGTATACCGTGCCTCGATAGCGTCGGTCACCTGGGATGATATCCCGGTGGCGTTGGAAGATATTGCCCGGATTGAAGTCACCCGCGGGCCGAATGCCGCGACCTATGGCGCCAATTCATTTATGGGCGTAATCAATATTATCAGTAAGCACCCGGATGAAACGCTGGGGGCACGTGTTCGCTATCGAAACGGTTCAGAGGGTTACGATGATTCGTTTGTCAGCTATTCGGGTATCCATCAAGACACCAGTTATCGTGTTACTGCACAAATTAATGCTGATAACGGCTTTGACGGCAATGAAGATAATGGACGCGACGAATGGCGAGACGCGCGTCGCCATGGTTTTGTGAATACATTTATTAGCAAGCAGCTGGATGACCACAACCATCTGGACTTTCAGGCTTCTTACAAAAAAGGCCACACCGATATTCGCCAGGATTCGTTTGATACCAGCTTCCCTGATCAGAAAACCGAGCAGGGGCATCTTTGGGGAAAGTGGTTAACCGAGTTTAATGAAACTCACTCCTCACACTTGCAAGCCTATTGGCAAATTGACCAACGCCAACAAGAAGCGGATGCCTGTGTACCAACCATCGCACTGGACCCGGATCTATTTCAGTTATATCGGCTTAACCCTGATCTGGCCTATGGTTTGTTATCCGGCACATCTGTGGCCGATTTAGCCGCAGCGGCATCGCCTCAGGAAGCAGCATTGTTGACCAGTACACTGGCACGGATAGGCGATGCTGATCCGACGGCAGAGGTATGCGGTTACACCAATCGCGCTGTGGATGAGCAACGCTTTGATATCGAATGGCAAGACACCGTACAGTGGTCTCCTGCGTTACGAACGGTATCAGGTGTTAGTTTCCGTCGTGACCAGGTTAACTCAGAAACACTGTTTGATGGTCAGGTTAAAAATGATACCTACCGTTTGTTTGCCAACGCCGAATGGCGTGTCGTTGATTGGCTGGTCATGAATGCAGGTGGTATGTACGAAATTGAAGAGCATAACGATAATGCCTTTTCTCCCCGTATTGCTGCCAATGTACTGTTGACGCCACAACAAAGTATTCGAGCCGTGTATTCACAGGCCGTGCGTTCACCAGATTTGGTTGAGCAGATTCCTGACTATCGGATCACTATTAAAAATCTGAGTGATAATTATCTGGGCGCGGATGAAGCTCCGGTATTTGTTAATCAGGCTGATCTGGAGCGGGATTTAGATCACGAAAAAATCACCAGTATTGAATTAGGTTATTACGGTGCCATTAATCACTGGCAATGGGACCTGAAAGTTTATCGTGACGCTTTAACTCAGCTGATATCCAATCCGATTGCATTGAATACCACGGTACTTACTTCCGATAGTGAAATGGATATTGATGGCGCTGAGCTACAGTTACGCTGGCAAGCAACTAAGCGTGATTGGTTCAGAGTGGTTGCTGCTTATGTGAACCCGGTGTACGAGGCCGGAGATACCGAAGGTTTAACGGAACGTGAAATCTCTTCTCTTAACCGCATTGAGTTGAGAGCCAGTGCCCGAGACAGTGTAGTTGCCAGTTGGCATCATCAGGGCAATCGCTGGAGCTTTACCGGTTCTCACTTTTGGTATGATCAATACGGCGATACCACCAACCGTAGCCTGCGTCGTTATCGTCGTTATGAAATTAACCTGCGCAAAGAATTTTCCCTGGCCGGAACAGAGCCTTGGGTTGGTGTTTTCTGGCATCACATTATTGACCAGAACCCACTGGTTTACTCCAATCAGCAATACGAAAATGACGACCTTTATTATGTTCAGCTTGGGCTGAATTTTTAA
- a CDS encoding PAS domain-containing protein, with protein sequence MVSDESAPIDLELLKKAIDASNDGIVIAEREGDDNILIYANKAFEQLSGYQQDEILFQDCRFLQAGDRDQEGLTKIKVALENNEACRVVLRNYRKDGSQFWNELSISPVFNDQDQLMYYIGVQKDVTRQVEAEARAQAAEEELEKLRRQLSNA encoded by the coding sequence ATGGTTAGCGATGAGTCGGCTCCAATCGACCTGGAGTTATTAAAAAAGGCAATTGATGCCTCTAATGACGGGATCGTGATTGCCGAGCGTGAAGGGGATGACAACATCCTGATTTACGCCAACAAAGCGTTCGAGCAATTATCCGGCTATCAGCAGGATGAAATCCTGTTTCAGGATTGCCGCTTTTTACAGGCCGGTGACCGCGACCAGGAAGGTCTGACAAAGATTAAGGTGGCGCTTGAGAACAATGAAGCCTGCCGGGTGGTGCTGAGAAACTATCGTAAAGATGGTAGTCAGTTCTGGAATGAGCTGAGTATATCGCCTGTCTTTAATGATCAGGATCAGTTGATGTATTACATCGGTGTGCAAAAAGATGTCACGCGTCAGGTGGAAGCCGAAGCACGCGCTCAGGCGGCAGAAGAAGAGTTGGAAAAACTGAGAAGACAACTAAGCAACGCATAA